The sequence TTAGCATCTTCCTGGCACTGCTGGCCGCGGCATTCACCCTGGCCTGCGGTCACAGAGGCTATCTCCGCGCCGCCGGGGAGGCTGCATTGGGAGAGGGCCCCTCTTTGCCCAGGGCGGGGTGGTGGGCTCCAGCGCTTATGCTGGTTTTCCTCATCCTCATTTCCCTGCTTACCTACTCCCGCCTGGGGCACTTTTCCGGCTGGCAGCAGCAACACACAGAAACCCGGGTCGATTACCTGCTTCAGAGCAGGATCAACCAAAGCATGTTCCAGGCCGAGCGCCGCCCCGAGGATGCCACCAGTTGGTTGGCCCTGGCAGAGAGCCAGGCCGCCGGTGGCCACTATGGTGAGGCGGTGGAGGCCCTGGATCAGGCCCTGGCTCTGCAGGGGGACACCGCTCCCCTGCTGGGCCTGAAGGCCAAATACCTTTACTACCAACAGGGCCGGGCCCTGGGAATCGACGCCGTGGCGGCGGTTTCCCGGGCTCTGAGCCTTGATGACACCGATTTCACCAGCCGTGAACTGCTGGCGTCCCATGCTTTTCGGCAGGGGCAATATCAGCAGGCGGTAGAACATTGGCAGGTGCTGCTGGACAGCGGCGCCGCCGGTACCCGGGAGGCAGCCATCCAACGGGCTGTGGAACGGGCTAAAGCAAGGATAAAAGCGGCAGCCACGCCGCAATAACACAGAGATAGTTGGAGGATGATGTGAACGAAGTGATGTTACCGCGCCGCAGCCTGTTAAAGGGCCTGGGCGTGGGGTCGGTAGCCATGCTGGCGGGAGGATGCGGTTCCACCGATCCTGCCGCCGAAGCTGGTGAAGGACCCAACTATGTGCTGCTGTTTGACCAGACCAAGTGTGTGGGCTGCGGCCGCTGTGAAGACGCCTGTAACCAGGCAAACAATCTGCCGGAGGGCGTTGCCCGCCTGACCCTGGAGCGCCAGAGCGACCGGGTGCCCGGTGCCGTGTGTCCCCGCTGTGGTAAGACAGAGTGTAACTGCGACCGCAAGTACGTGCGGGTCTCTTGCCAACAGTGCGACAACGCTCCCTGCGTCATGGTGTGCCCAACAGGGGCTGCGTACCGGGATGAGAAAACCGGCATCGTCACCATGGATGGCGACAAATGTGCCGGCTGTAAGTACTGCATCGCTGCCTGCCCCTACAAGGTGCGCTTTATCAACAGCGAAACCAAGGTGGCGGAGAACTGCGACTTCTGTCTGCAGAGTCGTCT is a genomic window of Ferrimonas sp. YFM containing:
- a CDS encoding nitrite reductase yields the protein MKTLSLSIFLALLAAAFTLACGHRGYLRAAGEAALGEGPSLPRAGWWAPALMLVFLILISLLTYSRLGHFSGWQQQHTETRVDYLLQSRINQSMFQAERRPEDATSWLALAESQAAGGHYGEAVEALDQALALQGDTAPLLGLKAKYLYYQQGRALGIDAVAAVSRALSLDDTDFTSRELLASHAFRQGQYQQAVEHWQVLLDSGAAGTREAAIQRAVERAKARIKAAATPQ
- a CDS encoding 4Fe-4S dicluster domain-containing protein gives rise to the protein MLPRRSLLKGLGVGSVAMLAGGCGSTDPAAEAGEGPNYVLLFDQTKCVGCGRCEDACNQANNLPEGVARLTLERQSDRVPGAVCPRCGKTECNCDRKYVRVSCQQCDNAPCVMVCPTGAAYRDEKTGIVTMDGDKCAGCKYCIAACPYKVRFINSETKVAENCDFCLQSRLAKGELPACVSQCKFDALVFGDASDPKSYVARLLAVKNTARVKPHLGTEPSVHYIPIAKPEV